From Nitrospira sp. SG-bin1, the proteins below share one genomic window:
- the ligB gene encoding ATP-dependent DNA ligase (catalyzes the ATP-dependent formation of a phosphodiester at the site of a single-strand break in duplex DNA) yields the protein MRLSQLVDAVTRIRGTTKRTEKVRILAGMLRSAVAGEIELVAFYLSGSLPQGKIGVGWGLIQKAMAVDVATKEPLILRDIDDAISRLAAEQGVGATEHRATELGRLFSRATADERRFLSQLLIGEIRQGALEGLILEAIAIAAHLPPSEIRQGFMFAPSIGVLARTALEEGSVGLSRFALRLFAPVAPMLANSADDVDEALIRLEDVGWEYKLDGARIQVHKGDDEVRIFTRQLQDVTKRLPEIVGWAKQLPAREAVLDGEALGLRPDGRPQPFQITMRRLGRQKDVAALQQTIPLSPFMFDALSVDGTSLITQPYRDRSKVLSEVARSATVPRMETKDPNKARAFFHASLAAGHEGIMAKSLTAPYSAGQRGFHWLKLKETATLDLVVLAAEWGNGRREGWLSNLHLGARDPESGQFVMLGKTFKGLTDAMLRWQTEKLLALETLRDAHTVFVRPELVVEIAFSDVQESPRYPARLALRFARVKRYRTDKTAAQADTIQTVIELFNNQRV from the coding sequence ATGCGACTTTCCCAGCTTGTCGATGCGGTGACTCGGATTCGAGGGACGACCAAAAGAACCGAGAAGGTCCGCATATTGGCTGGCATGCTGCGCAGCGCCGTGGCAGGCGAGATTGAACTCGTCGCGTTCTACCTCAGCGGTTCGCTCCCTCAAGGCAAGATCGGCGTGGGGTGGGGTCTTATTCAAAAGGCGATGGCGGTCGATGTCGCGACCAAAGAGCCGCTGATACTACGGGACATAGATGACGCCATCAGTCGTCTGGCAGCCGAGCAGGGTGTGGGTGCGACCGAGCACCGAGCTACCGAGCTCGGCCGACTGTTCAGCCGGGCGACCGCGGACGAACGGCGCTTCCTTTCACAACTCTTGATCGGAGAGATCAGGCAGGGGGCGCTCGAGGGCCTCATTCTTGAGGCTATCGCCATCGCCGCTCATCTGCCTCCGTCCGAGATTCGCCAAGGCTTCATGTTTGCTCCCAGCATCGGCGTGTTGGCGCGAACTGCTTTAGAAGAGGGATCCGTCGGGCTCAGTCGGTTCGCGCTCAGACTTTTCGCTCCCGTCGCACCGATGTTGGCCAATAGCGCCGATGATGTGGACGAGGCGTTGATCCGGCTGGAGGATGTAGGTTGGGAGTACAAGTTGGACGGCGCCCGTATCCAGGTGCACAAGGGGGACGACGAAGTCCGGATCTTCACCAGGCAGTTGCAAGATGTGACGAAGCGCTTACCTGAAATCGTCGGGTGGGCGAAACAACTGCCGGCGCGCGAGGCGGTGTTGGATGGAGAGGCGCTGGGCCTACGGCCCGACGGGCGGCCGCAACCATTTCAGATCACCATGCGTCGCCTGGGTCGGCAAAAAGATGTGGCGGCTCTTCAACAGACAATTCCGCTCTCGCCGTTCATGTTCGATGCACTGTCTGTCGACGGCACATCCCTGATTACGCAGCCCTATCGAGATCGTAGCAAAGTGCTGAGCGAAGTGGCTCGTTCCGCAACGGTCCCGCGGATGGAAACGAAAGATCCCAATAAGGCCCGCGCGTTCTTTCACGCGTCCTTGGCCGCAGGCCATGAAGGAATCATGGCCAAATCACTCACTGCTCCCTACAGCGCAGGCCAACGCGGATTTCATTGGCTGAAGCTCAAAGAAACCGCCACGCTCGATCTCGTAGTCCTTGCAGCCGAATGGGGCAACGGACGGCGGGAGGGGTGGCTCTCGAATCTTCACCTCGGCGCTCGTGATCCGGAGAGCGGTCAGTTCGTGATGCTTGGCAAGACATTCAAAGGATTGACCGATGCGATGTTGCGTTGGCAGACTGAGAAACTGCTCGCTCTGGAAACTTTGAGGGATGCCCATACGGTCTTCGTGCGACCGGAGTTGGTCGTCGAAATCGCGTTCAGCGATGTTCAAGAATCGCCTCGATATCCCGCCCGTCTTGCGCTTCGCTTTGCTCGGGTGAAACGGTACCGGACTGACAAGACCGCAGCCCAAGCCGACACGATTCAGACCGTAATCGAGCTGTTCAATAACCAGCGGGTGTGA
- a CDS encoding sodium:solute symporter — MVFWFVILYLLLSVGIGLFAATRVQNSKDFAVAGRSLPLAVVVATVFATWFGAEAVLGISATFVKEGLHGVIADPFGSSMCLMLAGLFFAPRLYRLNMLTVGDYYRYRYNRTIEVLCTLCIVASYLGWVAAQFKVLGLVLNVVTEGWISQSSGIIIGAVIVLTYTTFGGMFSVAILDFVQISVIMGGLLYIASIVGDLAGGIHAVVNHAAEAGKLDLFPPPTMAAWVPFIGAWMTMMLGSIPQQDVFQRITSAKNEQTAVRGSLLGAVLYFAFCFVPMFLAYAATLIDPVKFGALLEQDSQLVLPTLVLQHTPVATQVIFFGAVLSAVMSCSSATLLAPSVALSENVFKPMFSHLNDWEFLRLMRVVLVGFASAVLALALWSDATIYKLVVSTYKVTLVAAFFPLFAGLYWKRATTQGALWAVVAGLTSWLTLELVSQPADVWPPQLVGFAMAGVGMLLGSLWPTQRYERQRSLEGRIA; from the coding sequence GTGGTTTTCTGGTTTGTCATTCTGTATCTTCTTCTGTCTGTCGGCATCGGACTATTTGCCGCCACGCGTGTGCAGAACTCCAAGGATTTTGCCGTTGCCGGCAGAAGCCTGCCCTTGGCGGTTGTGGTGGCGACCGTATTTGCGACGTGGTTCGGGGCCGAGGCCGTACTGGGTATCTCGGCCACCTTCGTCAAAGAGGGGCTCCATGGGGTTATTGCCGATCCGTTCGGATCCAGTATGTGTTTGATGCTCGCCGGACTCTTCTTTGCTCCGCGCCTGTACCGACTCAATATGCTGACGGTGGGTGATTATTATCGATACCGCTACAACCGGACCATCGAAGTATTGTGCACGCTCTGTATCGTCGCATCGTACCTGGGCTGGGTGGCGGCCCAATTCAAGGTACTGGGTTTGGTGCTGAATGTCGTGACAGAGGGCTGGATCAGCCAATCGAGCGGAATCATAATCGGCGCGGTGATCGTTCTGACCTACACGACGTTCGGCGGCATGTTCTCAGTAGCCATTTTGGATTTCGTTCAGATCTCCGTCATCATGGGAGGGCTTTTGTATATTGCATCGATCGTCGGGGACCTCGCGGGTGGCATACACGCGGTCGTCAATCACGCGGCAGAGGCCGGCAAACTCGACTTGTTTCCGCCGCCCACGATGGCGGCATGGGTTCCGTTCATAGGGGCTTGGATGACCATGATGCTTGGCTCCATTCCGCAACAGGATGTGTTCCAACGGATCACGTCGGCAAAGAACGAACAGACCGCGGTGCGGGGATCGCTGCTGGGGGCGGTGCTTTATTTCGCCTTCTGTTTTGTTCCGATGTTTCTTGCCTATGCCGCAACGTTGATTGATCCCGTGAAATTCGGAGCATTATTGGAGCAGGATTCACAATTGGTCTTGCCGACTCTGGTCCTGCAACACACTCCAGTCGCGACGCAGGTCATTTTCTTCGGAGCGGTTCTTTCTGCCGTCATGAGTTGTTCGAGCGCGACGCTGCTGGCGCCGTCGGTGGCACTGAGCGAGAATGTCTTCAAGCCGATGTTCTCCCATTTGAACGACTGGGAGTTTCTCCGTCTCATGCGGGTGGTTCTGGTGGGATTCGCTTCGGCGGTATTGGCTCTTGCGCTTTGGTCGGATGCCACGATCTATAAATTGGTGGTGAGCACCTACAAGGTCACCCTGGTGGCCGCCTTTTTCCCATTGTTCGCAGGACTGTACTGGAAACGCGCGACGACTCAGGGTGCGCTTTGGGCCGTTGTTGCAGGCCTTACGAGTTGGCTGACATTGGAGTTGGTCAGCCAGCCGGCTGATGTCTGGCCTCCACAGCTTGTCGGGTTCGCCATGG
- a CDS encoding MBL fold metallo-hydrolase yields the protein MADQTKRLDSNVPGNFYVDATCINCDTCRQLAPRSFEEIGDYSAVSRQPMDEQQTHQAYQALLACPVGSIGVEHQDKSRLHNAMASFPFHLEGGVSYCGFNSEKSFGANSFFIEHPDGNWLIDSPRYIKHLIEAFERRGGIAYIFLTHEDDVADADKYAAHFGAKRIIHREDADAVPGAEWIVDGEETIQVGSQFRFIPVPGHTAGSMVLLYQERFLFTGDHLWWDPHTKSLEAPTRLVWKKWTLIDSIRKLLDYRFEWVLAGHGDRVQLPSVDMRAHLKALIVRREQRSGSR from the coding sequence ATGGCTGATCAAACAAAACGCCTTGATTCCAACGTGCCGGGAAACTTTTATGTCGATGCCACCTGCATCAACTGCGATACGTGTCGACAATTAGCCCCGCGGAGCTTCGAAGAGATCGGCGACTATTCCGCGGTCAGCCGTCAGCCGATGGATGAGCAGCAGACTCATCAGGCCTACCAGGCGTTGCTGGCCTGTCCCGTGGGGTCAATCGGTGTAGAGCACCAAGACAAGTCACGGCTGCACAACGCGATGGCCAGCTTCCCGTTCCATCTCGAAGGGGGCGTGAGTTATTGTGGTTTCAATTCCGAGAAATCATTCGGAGCGAACAGCTTTTTCATCGAACATCCGGATGGCAACTGGCTGATCGACTCGCCGCGCTATATCAAACATTTGATCGAGGCGTTCGAACGCCGGGGCGGCATCGCCTATATCTTTCTCACACATGAAGACGACGTGGCCGATGCGGATAAATATGCGGCGCATTTTGGTGCCAAGCGGATCATCCATCGGGAAGATGCGGATGCCGTGCCGGGTGCGGAATGGATCGTCGATGGCGAAGAGACGATCCAGGTCGGTTCACAGTTTCGCTTCATTCCGGTACCAGGGCACACTGCCGGCAGCATGGTCTTGCTCTACCAGGAACGATTCCTCTTCACCGGCGATCATCTCTGGTGGGATCCCCATACGAAATCATTGGAGGCTCCCACTCGCCTTGTCTGGAAAAAGTGGACATTGATCGATTCCATCCGCAAACTCCTCGACTACCGCTTCGAGTGGGTCTTGGCCGGGCATGGCGACCGGGTGCAGCTTCCCTCCGTTGACATGCGAGCGCATCTCAAGGCATTGATCGTGCGTCGTGAACAGAGAAGTGGATCGCGGTAG
- a CDS encoding DNA repair protein: MPDVLWTIGHSTRTIDEFVSLLKARDIQQLVDIRTIPRSRHNPQFNTETISRSLKKEGLLYEHMPQLGGLRKPKKDSINAGWRNASFRGYADYMQTEQFGRALDELMANSKERKTVIMCAEAVPWRCHRSLIADALVMRDWEIRHIMSEERADRHQLRSFARVKNGLIHYPDLNVGPQLFP, from the coding sequence ATGCCTGATGTCCTCTGGACCATTGGTCATTCAACGAGGACAATCGATGAATTCGTCTCGCTACTGAAAGCACGTGACATTCAGCAGCTCGTTGACATACGAACCATTCCGCGCTCTCGCCACAATCCTCAGTTCAACACAGAGACCATTTCGAGGAGTCTGAAAAAGGAAGGCTTGTTGTACGAACACATGCCGCAGCTTGGTGGGTTGCGTAAACCTAAGAAGGATTCCATCAACGCCGGTTGGCGAAATGCAAGTTTTCGCGGTTACGCGGATTACATGCAGACAGAGCAGTTTGGGAGAGCCTTAGACGAGCTGATGGCTAATAGCAAAGAGCGAAAGACGGTCATCATGTGCGCGGAGGCCGTGCCCTGGCGATGCCATCGGTCCTTGATCGCCGACGCTTTGGTGATGAGGGACTGGGAAATCCGACATATCATGTCGGAGGAGAGAGCAGACCGGCATCAACTTAGGTCTTTCGCCAGAGTGAAGAATGGGTTGATTCACTATCCTGATCTGAATGTTGGTCCCCAGCTGTTCCCATAG